TTTGTCCTGAACTTCTTGCTTTAATAAATCCATTTTGATTCTTAAAGACCTAGAGttccattgtaaaatttttagagtGTCTATATCTTTTGTTGCCTTTTCGTTTTAATTCTCGGTCTTTAAATGTACTACTCAATGAGACatggaatttattctttttagcctcattttttatattacagagaacgaattttgcttctgcattggactgacaccatacttcaatccttttggtattatatttgccTCTTTGTCTGATTATGtggttcttttcaatattaaatttggctctgattgactggacggtgtgacttttggtgttccaaataagtactttagtacgattcttggaatctctcagtgcagtccctacccggagatctgaatgagggactattttacctccggagaattttacactaagggactccatgaatataaactgaaaaatatagtgggactgcgttggtggtaatgcagcttatgtgggtacatttctcgtgaaaaacaacaactgaatagactacagtggactatagtggattttatgttgtctgcaaacaactggatacattaagaagattgataagaatattaaatgaaataattagtaaAGTTAAGAgcacattaaaattattgtgattttatacttAAAATTGAATATCTTACAAGTCATGGCCTGTATTTCATGCCTTTTCAGAAGCTAAAATTATTCCTAATTCTTCTTAAGTACTGAAGACGACGGTTTTCTTCCTTGTATGTTTCATAGTACAGTGTTATTGCCCTGATTCTGTTTTGTATTGCTATCCACTGCTTTCTTGGCTGTGCTTTTACCTTTCTTCCTAATCTCAACTCTTGTTCGTGAACTCAGTGTCGGCTTGTTCTTTTTGAATTTCAGCTAAGGCCGTATAAAGGGATGGATGATGCTTACTGATGAGCATTTGAAATCTATTATGCCACGCTTCACTTAGATTGTCGGTCCGATGTTCACCTTGCTTTGTTGATTGGTCTTAATTCCAATTCCGCGAATGTCATAGCACGGTGGTACACGTCATGTTCTGCCTCTACCTCTTCGGCCACTGatgtaatggagatcaaaataaTCGTATATAGGTAGTATAGTGTCAGGCGCATCTTCTCTGAGTTCTTCGAATAATTGTTTTACATGATCTGGGGAAACAAATGCTAATGGTAGCAACATATGGGTGCGTAATCTTATTTCACTGTTTTCGATATCGTTGTAAGCTTCCTGTAGGTAGACCTTCAGCCTGGATGCGTCTATACAGAATCTGCCCCAAATGGAATGAGCAAAAAGTTATGGCGCTTATAGGTAACACAAAACGGGCACTATTTACGCTAATAATGTATTGGATTATTAATTTCGGTAAACAGTGAACGTGTAAAAGAAATGGTCATTTCATTCGGAATAATGGCCATTCGGAAAAGTAGGTTTcccttcatttctccctccacaaaTATTGTACTTGTCTGCGTGTATATACAGCAAGCAGAGGTTGAACTCAGTACCATAGCATTCTAATCAAGGGTGTGTAAAATGGAGGAATATGGCGAAGCAATTCAATTTTCAAGAAGCATGGCAACAAGATTATTCTGTTAGTATGGACAAATGGAAAGCTCAATGCCTCAATTGATCTGTTGAGATTTACAGTATATACACTTCGATTTTGAACATAAGAAGAATCTGACGATTAggattacattaattttacaaaGTAATTCACTAAGATGTCTTTAAGCATTTAAGCCCCAAAACTTTTGTctgaaaaaattttcaatttggagaataattttgaaagaaaatgagtTTGTTTTTGCTCTATTTTCGCAAtgtttaattctgaaaaattattcgATTAGAGACAATTTTGTACATAGTAATCATTTTCTCTAAAAACATTTTGTGGATCATTCTGTCTACACCATTCAATTTCCCACATGACTGCTgagaaaaaaaatcatgaaaaaattgtaggagttgatttaaaaaaaatcgccaTTTTGTGTTCCTTTTCAAATAAAGATccattaattaaaacattattagaCATTGTATGTATCATCCCCGAACATGTATATAACAGATTGagcatccccatgttaaaaatggtaacatgtcgaagagaacaaccaccagaatcAACACTGTTGATTGGTAACGACTGCTAGATGAaagtacagtcacagtctagtatatacagtcgcgaagctcaatacgtagtaaatatgcaaacattagatagttgctcaccactaggatcgctaatatcgcctcattacaggcaatgcaaaatagtaccgtcacagtctattgtttctagcaccctcaaaactcaagcttcgtgactgtatatagtagactgtggtacagttGCTTCAtataattcaaatgagagttataacgtaatttcttctgcagtcgctagatggcagcatagtgaaattgatcaaagttgttgccttcaaagtcCATAAGATTGATCAAtttgttatatgtgatctggggtatcaTTCGCAGATGATTTAACTCGTAGATAGCAAATATATTAAGAAACACCATCCAATTAATACTGATAAAACAAACATAAGGcatgctaaaaaaaaaacatctttttcgGTATCAAGGATCGTACAATGACAAAGTGAAAAAAATCGTAACATTTCGAAGATTAATAATTGGCTCTTCCTCTTCAAGTAAACTggcgagaataaaaaaaaaaaattgtgttcttTTGGGCCATCAAAAATGGGAAAACACAAATTTTGACAGATATTTAAAAGCTTGTATCTAAATTTCAACAGGAATTGATATGGCAAGAAGTTTCTGCTAATAACATTTAAACTTCACTAGTTTTCTGACATTAGAACATACCATTTATTTAAGAGGAAAGAAGAAGTAATGATTCCTTCAGGAGGTAGATTGGACTCTCTCAATTTAAGATAAATTGCAAACCACATAACGTTTTGACGATTACATTTAACTTCTCCTCAGGTGAAAAGGAACAATAATTCTGTTCACTGGAGCCACTCTAAATGATTAAATTCAATTGAGTGATCGACAAATGGGAACAAGGAACGAGGTTGAGATTAAGCATGAGAGAGTACAAGAGAATGGCAGAGTGTTAGATATACATTGATAAGAACTATAAAGTTAGCGGTGAGTCAAATCAGCTTCTTTATATCCAAATTCACCGTATATAGGTAATGCAGTATATAAAATGTACGCAAGTAAAAATGGATGGAGTAGTAGATGCAAACTTCGAAAGATCCTGACATtctacatttcatctgaaatgaTGAAAGTCTAATCAAAAACACTCCTGACTAAGCTGCCATTGTTTCCTCCTGCATTTCAAGCAACACCGCATTATGATTTCATCTTCATGGCAGCTCACACAACTTACTGGAGGGCAGTACAAAGAAAGAATATTATTCTCTTGATCTGATGCTTACCCCTGCAGCAAGGTTGGGATCCCTGTAGTAGGAGGGGTAATTCCGTGAATAAATAGACAGCTGCACAATGAAGGCAATCAGGTACAATACAGTGGTGATACTGGTATTCAGCAGCTCCTGCAACACACAACACCACGGTGACACTCTTTATGAGTAATAGTAAGTAAAATCGTGAAAAAAGGCAGAATCAAAAGTTTTACTGCCCATTAAACCTGAAGACAATATCATAATTATTGGAAATCCAAAAACAAGAACTAGCGAAATAGTTAATAGATATGATGGGAGAGACATAGAAAGGAATGAGAAGAGTtggtaatagaaaaaaagaaaatagaggaaattacataattatgttacaGGTAATGGTTGGAGATGCACTACAACTTTTATTACGATTATTACTACGATTGTTACTATGATGGTGGTAATAGCATTGATTGCAGTAATAGCAAAGGTGGTCGTAATTTGGTTGAGGTGGCGATGCTGGaggaggaggtggtggtggtggtggtagtggtggtggtggtagtggtaaagACGGTGAAAGGTACTGGTGTTGGAGATTTagttgttgtggtggtggtggtggtggtggtggttgtaatgCTTGTGATAGTGGTGATCAATTTCTTGGAGATGATAGTGATGGTCGTGATGATTGTGTTTGAAGCTGGTGATGGTGATGAATATTGTGAGGATAATAGTGACGGTGAGTAAAGCTGGTGATGATGGTGAAGAATGTCGTGGAGATGCTAGTGTGGTGTTTGAAGCTGGTGATGGTTAGTGtaactggtggtggtggtggtggtcataGTGTTTGAAGCTGGTGATAGTGTaactggtggtagtagtggtggtgatgacgGTTAGTGTaactggtggtagtggtagttgtgaTGGTGATAGTGTTTGAAgctggtgttggtggtggtggtggtggtggtggtagggtGGTGGTAGTGTTTGAAGCTGGTGATGGTTAGTGTAACTAgtagtgtggtggtggtggtggtagtagtggtgatagtgttTGAAGCTGATGATAGTTAGTGTaactagtggtggtggtggtggtggtggtggtggtggtagtggtggtgatagtgttTGAAGCTGGTGATGGTTAGAAACTGgttgtggtggtagtgatggtgctCATAGCGTTTGAAGCTGTGATTGTTAGTGTAACTaatagtggttgtggtggtgatagtgatagtgTTTGAAGCTGGTGATGGTTAGTGTAACTGGTGGTGatcgtagtggtggtggtgatagtgttTGAAGCTAGTGATGGTTAGTgaaactggtggtggtggtggtagtgctgATAGCGTTTGAAACTGGTTATGGTTAGTGTAactaatggtggtggtggtggtgatagtgttTGAAGCTGGTGATGGTGAATGCAAGTGATGATGGTGATTGTGTTTTAAGGTTGTGATGATGAGTGAAACTGGTTGTGGTGATAATATTTGAAGCTGGTTATAGTGGTGcaactggtggtggtggtggtgattgtgctTTAAGTTTGTTATGATGAGTAAAACTAGTGATGACTTATAACTATGGTGTTTGAAGCTGGTGATAGTATAGattgtagtgatgatgatgatgattgtggtgaTGAATGATGATGAGTCAAGCTGGTTATAGTGCTAGTGATGTTGCTGAAGGTTGTAATGATGCTGGTGACGGTATTGGTGAGTAATGGAGGTGTAAATTCTAAATAATCAGATGTGTGTGTAATATGATGCAGGAGGTTCCATTTGAATTGACTGAAAtagatctctttttttttttttaatttttgcacttATCAAGGTTTGGAACTCATTGCGTCATATCTGCattgttaatgaaaataaaatctgCAAGCAGAGTTCTCTCTCTTCAGTCAGTTATATCCTCCTTAGTCCAGagacattttcttatttatttttaaagttcaatataattctacacttcaaaaaaagccactgaaatgaggaaaaattctgaaaaaattctgcaggttacagttagggcaaaaatgcaggtatattatactatatttagGGTCTCTGTACATATATCTTATTTATCATACTTTTTTTTATCCTTATCAAAGAAACTAAATATCATGCCACTTCACTATAAGTGACTTAACATCAATTCCATATGcagctttatttttatttttgctgttcTTTTTATGACAGTTGTATTCATCTTCACATTGTATTTTACCTTGTCTATCATTTATTGATGTCTATTGTGAAGTGgcatgatatttattttgtttgataagTGATTataaggataaaaaaatatattgaagccAAATgcatgaagtatagtataatattctCCAGAACGATATTATAGCCCTTTGCAGAAgtgtttgaatagacatctgtacAGTCATATACATTAAGAACAAGATATGCCGTCAACAATCATAGCTtacagaatttaataataataataataataataataataataataataataataataataataataataataatctttacatatctaacaaaacattaaaaagttaaacTCCTTTAATTATTTAGTatatcttatttttctttatgGACTTAAGAATTCTGAATCTGAATTAAATACACGAGTCACTTCCTTCAGGGTATTAGCAATTTCTCCGTACAATTACTCTATTTCTCCCTCGGTTGTCTGACAGTCTCATCGTAATTGAATAAAGTAACAGGCAAAACTCCACCTAATGAAATTTAAACTTTTCAAAATATGTCTTCAGCATGTCCTCACTTACAGCAGCTCTTGATTGTTTTACATTTACCGATATCCTAACCTTGTTTAGATCTTCATgtctatttaaaaacaattttgccCATTCTGCACGTGGTGAATTATTTTTAAACCTAAGTTCTGTGATCCCTACCTCATCTAGAAATTTTtggtgaaacttcgatatctcCCCACACTACTACTTAAATCACtgaaacattttcacatttcttttcactttttttttcttattaatctTACTgtctgccgagttagctctgtagcACCATGtctacctccagactagccgaccTGAGTTCGATTCCAGGCGGGATCACAAATTGgcatataaaatttctaccttgggactaggagagatggcggtgcacaacttttaatcactgaactgtgcaccaatatgcctcagttaaatcccaaatctctccacagtgcatgtGAAGAGAAGGAATATGTCACTGttaatagtgattcgtccatcggatggggacgttatgCCTGGTGgctccccttggtgctattcgacaggagtaggctacgtgccagctgaccttcatcatcctcacccattccctaaactacacttacacttacatatacactcccctagtacacgatataactcttcacagacaCATATCATGTACAGCAAGCCCCGCCAAAAtgatgtacaaattgaaaatgggtcagagttctgccatctatccgcaatatgcggaacccgaatcacgcaagtgaagtgagtaggcaatAGACACGCACAAACACACTATCAATCTTACATCAAATTCAAGCCCTAACTTACAGGAACTTGAAGGTTCTCCACCAAACAACGTTCATCAGACGTCCATAATTAACTACATTCTTGTTATTAACTTTCCTACTGATGGTACTTTTAGGGACACCATACCGTTCTGCGTTCCGCTCCTTTTCTAACActcatttctttttcctttactGCCTCCACTGGTCTCtggaaattattttcagaaaaatcatGATTATTTCCTTGATCCATACTCCTTTATATGTCACCTTCCCATATTTCTCCTTCTTGGCTGAATTGGGGTGATCTCGAGTGAAAACGACCAATCAGTTACCGTTTGTTTGTACAACGTTCACGACTCTACCTAGCTGAACAGGAGCGATCTAAAGGTGATATACATTGCTACATCTAGCCGAACAATAGAGATCTAAAGGTGATATATATCGCTAGCAGATTGGCATAAGATTCCTGATGTTGAATGAGGGCCAAGTGTCCCTCGTTAGTGTCGGTAGAGAGTCGCCTGTATGGTGTAGTGCTGGTGTTTGGGGAGCGATGTGTCATCTGAagactagggctcggaagttgattaAATATCTCTTTTTTCTGAGACGTCAAAGATAATACAGAATGtaatacaaactcgtttcacttcaacacgaactaatacagcctacttttattttgcattttccaCAGATGGAAGTAAGGCttatactattattttgtttgtattttactatcAAAATTGTCTTTTTTTATCTTAATGTcataatttaagatatttaaggtcatttttctgtgatttttaggtcatcaacttccgagccctaccgATAATCATTAGAGACCTGTCTACGTCGTGTGATATCTCCGGGGCTGAAATACCACATGTAAGGTCCTGGGGCTGCACGCTTAATGGGCTTTCTTTAAGGTCTACATGAAGTATATCCTTCTGTCTTCTCTGTGTACTTACACACTAGCCAGCTAAACTTAACCATTCGTCCCATATAATATTATTACCGTCAGTATCCAGTTGATGGGCAGCTTGAGCGCCTCTCTGATGGACAGCAGATATATGAATACCCAGATGAGGGTGGCGATGAAGCTGATAACGGCCACGAACAAGAACCAGTGGGTGCCGGGATGCCAGGCGGGAGATGCGCACGCCATGCAAATGATACCGAACAGCTGAAACCATAAAGACATCCATAAACATGCTTTCCTGATCTTTACATTTATACAGATTAAAACAACCCAATTTAGAGCCATTAACATAAAGATGTTTCAAATACctaaagtttttaaattaatattgacaTCACAGAACGAAACAAAGGATTGTTCGTTGGATACCAATTATGCCTCTTACTCCAGATATGTTGTTTTGATCGCCCTGTAATCTGCTAGTCTCGAAGTGATCGAAAATATCTAGGATGCTTGGGTGTAGTATAGGTCTCTGTTACGCTTGAGGCTTCGGCCCATGTTTTTATCATGTAGACCTACTCCTCTGGCAATGGGACCTGCTATAAGTTGAGTCTGGATGGCTTGCCTAATATCATCGGATTCACGATTGTCACCCAGGCCATCCGTCGGACTTATACAATCATCGTGGAATTACGACTTACAATAGGCCAATGAATGCCTGAGAGCATGGATTCGTCCCGGGTCCGACCTTCGAAAAGCCGGGCCAAGTCTAAAatccagtgagggaagtgggaaaaaaccagaggcggtatgctaccccaagattctCCTCTGGCaaacctcgatttaaaaaaaggcataccccCTTCCTTACAACATAAGACATAAATGATGTATATGgcttacaataaattgtttcgtgcagtctgTAACGCGAATCcttgaagcttacgcaacacattacatttcttaataaaataatttcaagttacctcagttatttactagatcattttgcagcttcaaagtgccttacttaattgttaataaaaagtgcaacaaaaatgacagtcactaaatgggcaacaatggccaccacaagctacagaccacactatacttgaaatactaccgttgtaagcactccaggggttgagcttatcaaataaacgtgtctatagtcccgtcgctctaatttccggcagccaatcgcgttgccggtcggctacatttaaacgtgtgcgtcttgtgattcgctgaggaaaatgttattcatttcttaaagctcgataaatacttaatataatcgcccgccattttggctctttcgttggcgttcgcagaaagcacacgaagacgttatttgccgctcaattatttgctgaattacagtgcgattgatttattatcataggtgctacgaaatgataatgtttaacggtgtggcaaatagattcctcgtatggtagctcggcaacgaaagaacaaaaatggcgaacgatactccctacctagactttatagagccgtCACTTccaaagacgtaagcaaagagaaggagtcacgccgggaataacagcgtcccgACTATAAATACAagctgaatacagttccagaaggctgtggtttagatttacg
The sequence above is a segment of the Periplaneta americana isolate PAMFEO1 chromosome 3, P.americana_PAMFEO1_priV1, whole genome shotgun sequence genome. Coding sequences within it:
- the LOC138696239 gene encoding plasmolipin-like, with the protein product MMTETTVTVTTTESTPQPTAKPDPGQGQGSLAWLRFNFLYFRSIPGILKLLQLLFGIICMACASPAWHPGTHWFLFVAVISFIATLIWVFIYLLSIREALKLPINWILTELLNTSITTVLYLIAFIVQLSIYSRNYPSYYRDPNLAAGVFGLFNTLAYGAGVYFLYIEWKGTRVSN